In Arsenicicoccus sp. oral taxon 190, the following are encoded in one genomic region:
- the secA gene encoding preprotein translocase subunit SecA, producing MSVIERLLRAGEGKTLRRLQGIAAQVNAIEEDFEKLSDAELRAETDTFRQRLADGETLDDILPEAFAVVREASKRTLGKRHFDVQLMGGAALHQGNVAEMKTGEGKTLVATLPSYLNALTGKGVHIVTTNDYLASTQAEQMGRVHRFLGLETGCILASMTPEQRRVEYAKDITYGTNNEFGFDYLRDNMAWSTEELVQRPHHFAIVDEVDSILIDEARTPLIISGPADQATKWYVEFARLVTRLQRGEDGRGDYEVDEKKKTVGILESGIAKVEDYLGIDNLYESVNTPLIGYINNAIKAKELFKRDKDYVVIDGEVLIVDEHTGRMLPGRRYNEGMHQAIEAKEGVEIQNENQTLATITLQNYFRLYTKLSGMTGTAQTEAAELHQIYKVGVVPIPTNMPMIRKDQPDLVYRTEVAKFEAVADDLVERHRVGQPVLVGTTSVEKSEYLSELLRRRGVPHEVLNAKHHASEAGIVAEAGRKGAVTVATNMAGRGTDIILGGNPEFRAMQALRARGLDPDETPEEYEAAWDEALADAERGAQSAHEEVVSLGGLYVLGTERHESRRIDNQLRGRSGRQGDPGESRFYLSLQDDLMRMFNGQMVETFMARANIEESVPIESKMVSRSIQSAQTQVEGRNFEIRKNVLKYDDVLNRQRTVIYDERRKVLDGEDLQGQIRAFLNDVVDAYVSAETGEAFPEQWDLERLWTALRQVWPVGVTWQELEAEAGGRSALRSEDLALELKSDAQHAYDRREAELGEHVMREVERRVVLSVLDRKWREHLYEMDYLQEGIGLRAMAQRDPLVEYQREGYLLFEAMMEGIKEESVAYLFNLDVEIGEEEAQRLADAAEQKAAFKAKGLEQEHARQQLHYSAPGEDGSVEEHDEGGTPRDAEGSRKERRAAKKGRRKAR from the coding sequence GTGTCAGTCATCGAGCGCCTGCTGCGGGCCGGCGAGGGCAAGACCCTGCGTCGCCTGCAGGGCATCGCCGCCCAGGTCAACGCCATCGAGGAGGACTTCGAGAAGCTCTCCGACGCCGAGCTGCGGGCCGAGACCGACACCTTCCGGCAGCGCCTCGCCGACGGCGAGACCCTGGACGACATCCTCCCCGAGGCCTTCGCGGTGGTGCGCGAGGCCAGCAAGCGCACGCTCGGCAAGCGGCACTTCGACGTGCAGCTCATGGGCGGCGCCGCGCTGCACCAGGGCAACGTCGCCGAGATGAAGACCGGTGAGGGCAAGACCCTGGTCGCGACGCTGCCGAGCTATCTCAACGCGCTCACGGGTAAGGGCGTCCACATCGTCACCACCAACGACTACCTCGCCTCGACGCAGGCCGAGCAGATGGGGCGCGTCCACCGCTTCCTCGGCCTGGAGACCGGGTGCATCCTGGCGTCGATGACGCCCGAGCAGCGCCGGGTGGAGTACGCCAAGGACATCACCTACGGCACCAACAACGAGTTCGGCTTCGACTACCTGCGCGACAACATGGCCTGGTCGACCGAGGAGCTCGTGCAGCGGCCGCACCACTTCGCGATCGTCGACGAGGTCGACTCGATCCTCATCGACGAGGCCCGCACCCCGCTCATCATCTCCGGGCCCGCCGACCAGGCCACGAAGTGGTACGTCGAGTTCGCGCGGCTCGTGACGCGGCTGCAGCGCGGCGAGGACGGCCGCGGCGACTACGAGGTCGACGAGAAGAAGAAGACCGTCGGGATCCTCGAGTCCGGCATCGCCAAGGTGGAGGACTACCTCGGCATCGACAACCTCTACGAGTCCGTCAACACCCCGCTGATCGGCTACATCAACAACGCGATCAAGGCCAAGGAGCTGTTCAAGCGCGACAAGGACTACGTCGTGATCGACGGCGAGGTCCTGATCGTCGACGAGCACACCGGTCGCATGCTGCCCGGCCGCCGCTACAACGAGGGCATGCACCAGGCGATCGAGGCCAAGGAGGGGGTCGAGATCCAGAACGAGAACCAGACCCTCGCCACGATCACGCTGCAGAACTACTTCCGGCTCTACACCAAGCTGTCCGGCATGACCGGCACCGCGCAGACCGAGGCCGCCGAGCTGCACCAGATCTACAAGGTGGGCGTCGTGCCGATCCCCACCAACATGCCGATGATCCGCAAGGACCAGCCGGACCTCGTCTACCGCACCGAGGTCGCGAAGTTCGAGGCCGTCGCGGACGACCTGGTCGAGCGGCACCGCGTGGGTCAGCCGGTCCTGGTCGGCACCACGTCGGTGGAGAAGTCGGAGTACCTCTCCGAGCTGCTGCGTCGTCGGGGCGTCCCGCACGAGGTCCTCAACGCCAAGCACCACGCGTCGGAGGCCGGGATCGTCGCGGAGGCCGGGCGCAAGGGCGCGGTCACCGTCGCCACCAACATGGCCGGCCGCGGCACCGACATCATCCTGGGCGGCAACCCCGAGTTCCGGGCGATGCAGGCGCTCAGGGCGCGCGGGCTGGACCCCGACGAGACGCCGGAGGAGTACGAAGCCGCGTGGGACGAGGCGCTCGCGGACGCCGAGCGTGGTGCGCAGTCCGCGCACGAGGAGGTCGTGAGCCTCGGCGGGCTCTACGTCCTCGGCACCGAGCGCCACGAGTCGCGCCGCATCGACAACCAGCTCCGCGGCCGCTCGGGACGCCAGGGTGACCCGGGGGAGAGCCGCTTCTACCTCTCCCTGCAGGACGACCTGATGCGCATGTTCAACGGCCAGATGGTCGAGACCTTCATGGCGCGGGCCAACATCGAGGAGTCGGTGCCGATCGAGTCCAAGATGGTCTCCCGCTCGATCCAGAGCGCCCAGACCCAGGTCGAGGGCCGCAACTTCGAGATCCGCAAGAACGTCCTGAAGTACGACGACGTCCTCAACCGGCAGCGGACCGTCATCTACGACGAGCGGCGCAAGGTGCTCGACGGCGAGGACCTGCAGGGGCAGATCCGGGCCTTCCTCAACGACGTCGTGGACGCCTACGTCTCCGCCGAGACCGGCGAGGCCTTCCCCGAGCAGTGGGACCTGGAGCGGCTGTGGACCGCGCTGCGCCAGGTCTGGCCGGTCGGGGTCACCTGGCAGGAGCTGGAGGCCGAGGCGGGTGGCCGGTCGGCGCTGCGGTCCGAGGACCTCGCGCTCGAGCTGAAGTCCGACGCCCAGCACGCCTACGACCGGCGGGAGGCCGAGCTCGGCGAGCACGTCATGCGCGAGGTCGAGCGCCGCGTGGTCCTGTCGGTGCTGGACCGCAAGTGGCGCGAGCACCTCTACGAGATGGACTACCTGCAGGAGGGCATCGGCCTGCGCGCCATGGCCCAGCGGGACCCCCTCGTGGAGTACCAGCGCGAGGGCTACCTGCTCTTCGAGGCGATGATGGAGGGGATCAAGGAGGAGTCTGTCGCCTACCTCTTCAACCTCGACGTCGAGATCGGGGAGGAGGAGGCGCAGCGCCTCGCCGACGCCGCCGAGCAGAAGGCCGCCTTCAAGGCCAAGGGCCTGGAGCAGGAGCACGCCCGGCAGCAGCTGCACTACAGCGCCCCGGGCGAGGACGGCTCGGTCGAGGAGCACGACGAGGGCGGGACGCCGCGCGACGCCGAGGGCAGCCGCAAGGAGCGGCGCGCCGCCAAGAAGGGCCGTCGCAAGGCCCGCTGA